A DNA window from Zingiber officinale cultivar Zhangliang chromosome 3A, Zo_v1.1, whole genome shotgun sequence contains the following coding sequences:
- the LOC122050361 gene encoding fasciclin-like arabinogalactan protein 10, translated as MASSSAAAVLVCLLLSSAAIAVLAFDVKEILAPEPDFSSFTKYLTDSKVADDINGRKTATVLVLDNSAVAPLAGLSAAQLKDVLTVHVLLDYYDPDTLHRLFKNKSAVIATLFQNSGHAADDNGLLNYVEKADESMYFGSAAADASPDSELIKVIGARPYDLSVIQVSKAIIPPAVAGGSDASTSAGGNATSLAPKAGVDTATSASSDAAAAPGPAGEKKASSAERVVVVGTALGLAMAMAVFGAL; from the coding sequence ATGGCCTCCTCCTCTGCCGCCGCCGTCCTGGTCTGCCTCCTCCTCTCCTCCGCTGCCATCGCCGTCCTCGCCTTCGACGTCAAGGAGATCCTCGCCCCCGAGCCTGACTTCTCGTCCTTCACCAAGTACCTCACCGACAGCAAGGTCGCCGACGACATCAACGGCCGCAAGACAGCCACCGTCCTCGTGCTCGACAACTCCGCCGTCGCGCCCCTCGCCGGGCTCTCCGCAGCGCAGCTCAAGGACGTGCTCACCGTCCACGTCCTGCTCGACTACTATGACCCCGACACCCTCCATCGTCTCTTCAAGAACAAGTCCGCCGTCATCGCCACGCTCTTCCAGAACTCCGGCCACGCCGCCGACGACAACGGCCTGTTGAACTACGTCGAGAAGGCCGACGAGAGCATGTACTTCGGCTCCGCAGCGGCCGATGCCTCCCCTGACTCCGAGCTCATCAAGGTCATCGGCGCGCGGCCGTATGACTTGTCGGTCATCCAGGTCAGCAAGGCCATCATCCCGCCGGCGGTCGCCGGCGGAAGCGACGCCTCCACATCCGCCGGCGGCAACGCCACCTCCTTGGCTCCCAAGGCCGGTGTCGACACTGCCACCTCTGCTTCTAGTGACGCTGCAGCGGCGCCGGGCCCTGCCGGGGAGAAAAAAGCCAGCTCGGCCGAGAGAGTGGTGGTTGTGGGCACCGCACTTGGACTAGCCATGGCCATGGCCGTTTTTGGTGCGCTTTAA